The Marinomonas profundi DNA segment GCCGAGTTGCTCTAAGGTGTCAATGAAACGTTCAGGGTTACCAATGCCAGCCATAATATGCCATTTTGTATGAGAGACAAATGCTTGCTGGCAATCTAAACGCCTTGCACCATCCAAAGACATCAACCTGCTTGGAATAAGCGGCGCCAAGGTAATTGGCAACGACAGTTTTTCAAGGGCGTCTGTCATTTCATGGGACACACTCACCACAAAATCAACTTCTTTGAGTCGCTCAACCGGCTCTCTCAATGGCCCGACTGGCAACAATTGACCATTTCCCACACCGCGTTTGGCATCCAACATGGCGACTTCAATATCTCTATTGAGTTGATAATGCTGCATACCATCATCACTGATGACCACATCCACATCGGTGGTCGCCAGAAGATATTTAACCGCCTCATCTCTTTTTGAAAACACTACCATTGGGCAAGCCGCTCGGCGCACCAACATGACGGGTTCATCCCCCACCGCCAAGGTTGAGCTTTCTGGATAAACTGGGGTTGGCACGGTTATTTTTGCACCATGTCCTCGTGAAACAATACCGGGGCGATAACCGTGCGCTTTTAAGAGTTGGCACAGGGCTACTACCATGGGCGACTTCCCCGTCCCTCCAACGCTAATGTTCCCCACTACCACAACGGGAACAGGAGCGCGGTAGGATTTTTTCGACTGTTCTAAAAAAGCGCGCCTTTTGTTGAGCACCAATCGTCTAATGAGAGGCTGCAGAGGCCGAAAGACATTTGTCCAACCACAACGGCCATACCAAGAACGTGTAAACAACGACTCAACACTCACTGAATAGGCTCTTTCTGTGCGGTGTGAGCAAGCTTGCTGATACCCAGCGAGGCAGCGGCGTCATAAACTCTAAGCACCATATCATAAGAAGATTTAGCGTCTGCGGTGATAATTAAAGGACGCGTATAATCCCCTTCCGTAACTTCTTTTAAGCCTTGCACCAGAGTGCTGACTTTTTCGTTAATCAACGTTTGGCCATTAATCACATATTGACCATCGGCGGTAATAATCAATTCAACGTTTTTTGTACGGTCAGAACTAGGAGCATTAGAGGTTGCCGTTGGTAAATCTATGGTGAGCTCTGTGCTTTGATTAAATGTGGTACTGACCATAAAGAAAATCAGCAGCAAAAAGACCACGTCGATCAAAGGCGTTAAATTAATCTGCACGTCATCTATTTTTTGACGTCGAAATTTCACTGGGCAGCTCCTGTTTTATCTCGATCACCATGTAAGGAGTCAATCAATTTGGTGGACTGCTGCTCCATCGTCACGACTAACTCATCGATACGACGACTAAAAAAACGATGGAAAATTAAAGCCGGAATGGCCACGCCCAATCCAGCTGCCGTGGTTAACAAGGCTTCTGATATACCGCCAGCCAATAACGCCGTATTACCCGCCCCACTTTCCATCAACACGGAAAAGACTTTAATCATTCCAACCACAGTACCCAACAAGCCTAGCAAGGGTGAGATTGCTGCGATCGTACCAAGAGTATTCATAAAACGTTCTAGTTCATGAATCACATGACTGGCCGCTTCTTGGACACTTTCTTTCATTGAGTTACGGCCATGTTTAGAGTTCAGAAGACCCGCCGCAAAAATAGACGCCAAGCCGGTTTTGGCTTGCATAGAACGAATATATTCGAGGCTCATTCTATCGTCTCGTAATCGTGTCATCACCTCAGACAACAGCCCTTT contains these protein-coding regions:
- the lpxK gene encoding tetraacyldisaccharide 4'-kinase, whose product is MSVESLFTRSWYGRCGWTNVFRPLQPLIRRLVLNKRRAFLEQSKKSYRAPVPVVVVGNISVGGTGKSPMVVALCQLLKAHGYRPGIVSRGHGAKITVPTPVYPESSTLAVGDEPVMLVRRAACPMVVFSKRDEAVKYLLATTDVDVVISDDGMQHYQLNRDIEVAMLDAKRGVGNGQLLPVGPLREPVERLKEVDFVVSVSHEMTDALEKLSLPITLAPLIPSRLMSLDGARRLDCQQAFVSHTKWHIMAGIGNPERFIDTLEQLGLQKKHTTHQWFADHHAFDKNDIPADRAIIMTEKDAVKCQSLSVVNENIWYLPVSLQLPECFQHAFLEKLNLIKVDH
- a CDS encoding ExbD/TolR family protein, which codes for MKFRRQKIDDVQINLTPLIDVVFLLLIFFMVSTTFNQSTELTIDLPTATSNAPSSDRTKNVELIITADGQYVINGQTLINEKVSTLVQGLKEVTEGDYTRPLIITADAKSSYDMVLRVYDAAASLGISKLAHTAQKEPIQ
- a CDS encoding MotA/TolQ/ExbB proton channel family protein, translated to MLAFIQTGGFFMWPLMACSILTLAIILERFWTLRKKNVAPKGLLSEVMTRLRDDRMSLEYIRSMQAKTGLASIFAAGLLNSKHGRNSMKESVQEAASHVIHELERFMNTLGTIAAISPLLGLLGTVVGMIKVFSVLMESGAGNTALLAGGISEALLTTAAGLGVAIPALIFHRFFSRRIDELVVTMEQQSTKLIDSLHGDRDKTGAAQ